Proteins from a genomic interval of Rhodococcoides fascians A25f:
- a CDS encoding DsbA family protein encodes MNTSNKASKDIRAMQNGDKNRRTLIQIVVAVVLIALVAAIALFIVNRNSTSGEASPATSSSPGQQLTPTSLTDTGAIRFGNPDATTVISVVEDFQCPACKNFESISGSTLQQLADAGNVAVDYRPISILDRFSNGTMYSTRAASASICVAENDRDSWMDWHNAMFAEQPAENGTGLTDDKLVEIATSAGADSPATASCITDGSYTDWVTSQTQSVIGEGISGTPSVRVNGTDVSNPTPENILAAAAAAGN; translated from the coding sequence GTGAACACCAGCAACAAGGCATCGAAAGACATCAGGGCTATGCAGAACGGCGACAAGAATCGCCGAACGCTGATCCAGATCGTCGTGGCTGTGGTTCTCATCGCGCTCGTTGCAGCAATTGCCTTGTTCATCGTCAACAGGAACTCGACGTCGGGTGAGGCATCTCCCGCCACGAGCTCGTCACCGGGCCAGCAGCTGACGCCCACGTCGTTGACCGACACCGGTGCCATCCGCTTCGGCAATCCCGACGCCACCACCGTCATCAGCGTCGTCGAGGACTTCCAGTGCCCGGCGTGCAAGAACTTCGAGTCCATCAGCGGGTCGACATTGCAGCAGCTGGCCGACGCGGGCAACGTCGCGGTGGACTACCGACCCATCTCCATTCTCGACCGCTTCTCGAACGGCACGATGTACTCGACGCGTGCCGCGAGCGCCTCGATCTGCGTCGCCGAGAACGACCGGGACAGCTGGATGGACTGGCACAACGCCATGTTCGCGGAGCAGCCTGCGGAGAACGGCACCGGATTGACCGACGACAAGCTCGTCGAGATCGCCACCTCCGCCGGTGCCGACTCCCCCGCCACCGCGTCGTGCATCACCGACGGCAGCTACACCGATTGGGTCACCAGCCAGACGCAGTCCGTCATCGGCGAGGGCATCAGCGGGACGCCGAGCGTGCGCGTCAACGGCACCGACGTCTCCAACCCGACTCCGGAGAACATCCTCGCCGCTGCTGCAGCAGCCGGTAACTGA
- the aroQ gene encoding type II 3-dehydroquinate dehydratase, whose amino-acid sequence MAKQLLVLNGPNLNMLGTRQPEVYGHATLADVVALCEKTAADLGLTVKAEQSNHEGQIIDWIHEARGVASGIVINPGGLTHTSVALRDALVIPEVPIIEVHISNVHAREEFRHHSFVSPIASGVIAGLGIDGYRFAIERLAALI is encoded by the coding sequence ATGGCCAAGCAGCTGTTGGTGCTCAACGGTCCGAATCTCAACATGCTCGGCACCCGGCAGCCCGAGGTGTACGGCCACGCCACCCTCGCCGATGTCGTCGCCCTGTGCGAGAAGACCGCAGCCGACCTCGGACTCACCGTGAAAGCAGAGCAGTCCAACCACGAGGGTCAGATCATCGACTGGATCCACGAGGCCCGCGGGGTGGCGTCGGGCATCGTCATCAACCCTGGTGGACTGACGCACACCTCGGTGGCGCTGCGCGACGCACTCGTCATCCCGGAGGTCCCGATCATCGAGGTGCACATTTCCAACGTGCACGCCCGTGAGGAGTTTCGACACCACTCCTTCGTGTCGCCTATCGCCAGTGGCGTCATCGCCGGACTCGGCATCGACGGATACCGCTTCGCCATCGAACGACTGGCTGCTCTCATCTGA
- a CDS encoding MFS transporter, with translation MWVVWGVGVFAYIIGVLHRTSFGVAGLSAADRFSVSPSLLSSFVVLQVIVYAAMQIPAGVLLDRIGSRRMIAAGALIMASAQITLALTESLPVAVAARAFVGVGDALTFISVLRLVPRWFSPRRVPIVSQLTGLLGQLGQVLSAVPFLILLNGPGWTFAFGSAAALGLLAVVLVIALVRDRPDDSSTLDTEPTSLRQTIAAIAQVWRRPGTRLGFFSHMGTQFSITVFALLWGVPYLTSAQGLSASTAGALLTVSVAAAVVSGIVVGLLTGRYPMRRSWLVLAIMISNATMWAIVLSLPGPAPLWLLVLLVVVISVGGPGSVIGFDLARTFNPSANLGTAQGMVNIGGFLASLLVIAGIGWILDAMGGYTFDGFRVALLVQFPVWIVAITGVLLTRRKTRRVLAAEGIHPHTMREVRDRIRRK, from the coding sequence GTGTGGGTGGTGTGGGGCGTCGGTGTCTTCGCCTACATCATCGGGGTGCTGCATCGCACGTCGTTCGGAGTCGCTGGTCTCAGTGCTGCGGATCGGTTCTCGGTGTCGCCGTCTCTGCTGTCGTCGTTCGTGGTGTTGCAGGTGATCGTGTATGCGGCGATGCAGATCCCGGCCGGCGTGCTGTTGGATCGGATCGGTTCGCGCAGGATGATCGCCGCGGGCGCGCTGATCATGGCGTCCGCGCAGATCACCCTCGCACTCACCGAGTCGCTCCCGGTCGCGGTGGCCGCTCGCGCGTTCGTCGGCGTGGGCGACGCTCTCACCTTCATCTCGGTCTTGCGGTTGGTGCCGCGCTGGTTTTCCCCGCGGCGGGTGCCGATCGTCTCGCAGCTGACGGGTCTGCTCGGCCAACTCGGTCAGGTGCTCTCGGCGGTCCCGTTCCTGATTCTGTTGAACGGGCCGGGTTGGACGTTCGCATTCGGCAGCGCGGCGGCATTGGGGCTGCTTGCTGTTGTGCTCGTGATCGCGCTGGTTCGAGATCGTCCCGATGACAGCAGCACTCTCGATACCGAGCCCACGTCATTGCGACAGACCATCGCGGCCATCGCGCAGGTGTGGCGACGCCCCGGCACCCGGCTCGGCTTCTTCTCCCACATGGGCACCCAGTTCTCGATCACGGTGTTCGCGTTGCTGTGGGGTGTGCCGTATCTGACGTCGGCGCAGGGCCTGTCGGCGTCGACGGCCGGAGCGTTGCTGACGGTGTCGGTTGCGGCCGCGGTGGTGTCGGGCATCGTGGTCGGTCTCCTTACCGGTCGTTACCCGATGCGACGGTCGTGGCTGGTGCTGGCGATCATGATCAGCAACGCCACGATGTGGGCCATCGTGCTGTCTCTTCCCGGGCCTGCGCCGCTGTGGTTGCTGGTGCTGCTGGTGGTGGTGATCTCGGTGGGCGGTCCCGGTTCGGTGATCGGTTTCGACCTCGCCCGCACGTTCAATCCGAGCGCAAATCTGGGGACGGCTCAGGGGATGGTGAACATCGGCGGGTTCCTGGCGTCGCTGTTGGTGATAGCGGGGATCGGTTGGATTCTCGACGCGATGGGCGGCTACACGTTCGACGGTTTCCGGGTTGCCTTGCTCGTGCAGTTCCCGGTGTGGATCGTCGCGATCACCGGAGTTCTGCTGACGCGCCGCAAGACCAGACGAGTGCTCGCGGCGGAGGGAATTCATCCCCACACGATGCGTGAGGTGCGAGACCGGATTCGTCGCAAATAA
- a CDS encoding MDR family MFS transporter, which yields MVTEREVTPASGEYSHREIMTILSGLMMGMFLAALDQTIVSTSVRTIADDLNGFSVLAWVTTAYLITSTVSTPLYGKLSDLYGRKPFFMTAISIFVVGSMLCGIATSMYELAAFRAIQGLGAGGLMSMALAIIGDIVPPRERAKYQGYFLAVFGTSSVLGPVIGGLLAGQSSILGITGWRWVFYINVPLGIIALVVVWRVLNLPVYRREARVDWWGAVLLSVGLVPLLIIAEQGRVWGWSSPRALLCFGIGIVGVIAFVLAEIKMGDDALIPMRFFRNPLFSLCIAVSVIAGAAMFGGISLLPQYLQVVKGSSPTLAGYQTLPLVGALMIASIVSGRMISKTGRYKIFPIIGTALMAIAMFTFHYVHADTPLWQTMVVMGVFGLGLGSMMQPLTLAIQNAMPPKDMGVSTSAATFFRQIGATVGVAVFLSMLFTQLTPKTGDALIAASSTPAFQQAVQTAASSSDPLESGFARAIASGDASVAGSALQDSSFIQKLEPALAEPFRIGFSDAMDYVFLAVSILMVIGFVLVLFLKEVPLRTMSGLAAAQQQRDEEKANETGPVL from the coding sequence ATGGTAACCGAGCGAGAAGTGACTCCCGCGAGCGGCGAGTATTCGCACCGCGAGATCATGACCATTCTGTCGGGCCTGATGATGGGCATGTTCCTCGCTGCCCTCGACCAGACCATCGTGTCGACGTCTGTGCGCACCATCGCCGACGATCTCAACGGGTTCTCGGTTCTGGCCTGGGTGACAACGGCCTACCTCATCACCTCGACGGTCTCGACCCCGCTCTACGGCAAGCTCTCCGATCTGTACGGGCGCAAGCCGTTCTTCATGACGGCCATTTCGATCTTCGTCGTCGGGTCCATGCTGTGCGGCATCGCGACGTCGATGTACGAGCTCGCCGCCTTCCGCGCGATCCAGGGCCTGGGTGCGGGTGGTCTGATGTCGATGGCGCTGGCCATCATCGGCGATATCGTACCGCCGCGTGAGCGAGCCAAGTACCAGGGCTACTTCCTGGCCGTCTTCGGTACCTCGAGTGTGCTCGGGCCGGTCATCGGTGGGCTGCTCGCAGGGCAGTCGTCGATCCTCGGAATCACCGGTTGGCGTTGGGTTTTCTACATCAACGTGCCGCTGGGCATCATCGCACTCGTGGTGGTGTGGCGAGTGCTGAACCTGCCGGTGTACCGACGCGAAGCGCGCGTCGACTGGTGGGGCGCAGTTCTGCTCAGCGTCGGGCTGGTGCCGCTGCTCATCATCGCCGAGCAGGGTCGTGTGTGGGGCTGGAGCTCGCCGCGAGCGTTGCTGTGCTTCGGAATCGGCATCGTCGGCGTCATCGCGTTCGTGCTCGCCGAGATCAAGATGGGCGACGACGCCCTGATCCCCATGCGGTTCTTCCGAAACCCGTTGTTCTCGTTGTGTATTGCCGTCAGCGTCATTGCCGGTGCCGCAATGTTCGGTGGCATTTCTCTGCTACCGCAGTACCTGCAGGTGGTCAAGGGATCCTCGCCCACTCTGGCCGGCTACCAAACCCTGCCGCTCGTGGGTGCACTGATGATCGCGTCGATCGTCTCGGGTCGCATGATCTCGAAGACGGGGCGCTACAAGATCTTTCCGATCATCGGCACCGCGTTGATGGCGATCGCGATGTTCACGTTCCACTACGTACACGCCGATACTCCGCTGTGGCAGACCATGGTCGTGATGGGCGTGTTCGGTCTCGGTCTCGGTTCGATGATGCAGCCGCTGACGCTCGCGATCCAGAACGCGATGCCGCCCAAGGACATGGGTGTATCGACCTCTGCCGCAACGTTCTTCCGCCAGATCGGTGCGACGGTTGGTGTGGCGGTGTTCCTGTCGATGCTCTTCACTCAGCTGACCCCGAAGACAGGCGATGCACTGATCGCCGCGAGCTCGACGCCGGCCTTCCAGCAAGCGGTGCAGACTGCGGCAAGCAGTTCCGATCCACTGGAATCCGGGTTCGCCCGGGCCATTGCGTCGGGTGACGCCTCGGTCGCCGGGAGTGCGCTGCAGGACAGCTCGTTCATTCAGAAGCTCGAACCCGCACTTGCCGAACCGTTCCGGATCGGCTTCTCGGATGCCATGGACTACGTGTTCCTGGCCGTGTCGATCCTGATGGTCATCGGGTTCGTGCTGGTGCTCTTCCTGAAAGAGGTGCCGCTGCGCACGATGTCGGGGCTGGCTGCAGCGCAGCAGCAGCGAGACGAAGAGAAGGCGAACGAGACCGGGCCTGTGCTGTAA
- a CDS encoding TetR/AcrR family transcriptional regulator C-terminal domain-containing protein, which produces MGPNIKDKIDREYVVSAALSIIDGTGLDSLTIRSLAVSIDRDPMTIYRYVPTKEALLDAVADSILGGLVAVDETDTDWRRQLTIFARHYRELALEHPRAAVLLATRPRATPLGLGTTRSLVSLEGILGLLATGGFTVPEALSAYRLLMSLLRGHVLSETQETTDHPDETGDRLSLALRRLPIGDFPIMSVIPPLITEYDGAHELNRGLDVLFNGLRHIPNT; this is translated from the coding sequence ATGGGCCCAAACATCAAGGACAAGATCGACCGTGAATACGTCGTATCAGCCGCCCTGTCCATCATCGATGGCACCGGACTCGACAGCCTGACCATTCGCAGTCTGGCCGTGTCGATCGATCGCGACCCGATGACCATCTACCGTTACGTTCCGACCAAAGAGGCCCTGCTGGACGCGGTCGCCGATTCGATCCTCGGAGGCCTCGTAGCGGTCGACGAGACCGATACCGACTGGAGACGTCAGCTGACCATCTTCGCCCGGCATTACCGTGAGCTCGCCCTCGAACACCCGCGGGCGGCAGTTCTTCTGGCGACGCGGCCCCGGGCTACGCCTCTCGGACTGGGCACCACGAGGTCGTTGGTGTCACTCGAAGGCATCCTCGGTTTACTGGCCACTGGCGGTTTCACCGTCCCCGAAGCACTCTCGGCCTACCGGCTGCTGATGTCCTTACTACGCGGGCATGTGCTCAGCGAGACCCAGGAGACAACGGACCATCCAGACGAGACAGGGGACAGATTGAGCCTCGCGCTGCGCAGACTGCCGATCGGAGACTTTCCCATCATGTCCGTCATCCCCCCGCTCATCACGGAATACGACGGTGCCCACGAACTGAACCGTGGATTGGACGTCCTGTTCAACGGCCTGCGCCACATCCCGAACACCTGA
- a CDS encoding ice-binding family protein — protein MYAPQHRPALSTSRRQGAALIPLVGTVALATSALMLVNASAAGAQPTTVELGTAESYAVLAGSKITNTGPSKISGNVGVSPGVGVEPFITGFPPGELSSGVINDRNSVAAQAKADLSTGYDDAAGRPGATSTGVELGGQTLLAGLYGSGTLGLTGTLTLDAQGKSDAVFIFQAASTLITASDSSVSLINGANPCNVFWQVGSSATLGTNTDFVGTIMARASITATTNADVQGRLLALDGAVTLDSNTITNPGCGTTEPPVTTTPPVTTTPPVTTTPPVTTTPPVTTTPPGDGGGTPGTPGDGGGTPGTPGDGGGTPGTPGDGGGTPPIVIEVPPIPGLPPIPGITIPPIPGVPNVPNQPNVPNQPNVPNQPNVPNQPNVPNQPNVPNQPNVPNQPNVPDQPNTPGVPDQPTTPGGPDQPGTYNPGGQITQIPNGGVDTGDGSTVGQSTDSSIVTMWTLLALFTVGAVSVTMMTRRRR, from the coding sequence ATGTACGCTCCGCAACACCGTCCTGCGCTGTCCACATCCCGACGCCAGGGCGCTGCGTTGATTCCTCTCGTCGGCACCGTCGCGCTGGCAACCAGTGCGCTCATGCTGGTCAATGCTTCGGCAGCCGGCGCTCAGCCCACCACCGTCGAGCTCGGTACCGCTGAGAGCTACGCCGTACTCGCCGGCTCCAAGATCACCAACACCGGACCGTCGAAAATCAGCGGAAACGTCGGAGTGAGTCCAGGTGTCGGCGTCGAACCGTTCATCACAGGATTCCCGCCGGGAGAGCTCAGCAGTGGGGTCATCAACGACCGCAATTCTGTTGCAGCACAGGCAAAAGCAGACCTGAGCACAGGATACGACGACGCGGCCGGACGGCCGGGAGCAACCTCGACCGGAGTCGAACTGGGCGGACAGACTCTGCTGGCAGGGTTGTACGGCTCGGGCACGCTCGGCCTCACCGGAACCCTGACACTCGATGCGCAGGGCAAATCGGATGCCGTCTTCATCTTTCAAGCGGCATCGACGCTGATCACGGCATCCGACAGCAGTGTCTCGCTGATCAACGGAGCCAACCCGTGCAACGTGTTCTGGCAGGTCGGAAGCTCGGCCACTCTCGGTACCAATACCGATTTCGTGGGCACGATCATGGCGCGGGCGTCGATCACCGCGACCACGAATGCCGATGTACAGGGACGACTACTGGCTCTGGATGGTGCCGTCACCCTCGACTCGAACACGATCACCAACCCGGGTTGCGGAACCACGGAGCCTCCCGTCACAACTACTCCGCCGGTGACCACGACGCCTCCCGTGACCACTACGCCGCCGGTGACCACTACGCCGCCGGTGACCACAACGCCTCCGGGTGATGGTGGCGGTACCCCGGGCACCCCGGGTGACGGTGGCGGTACGCCGGGCACCCCGGGTGACGGTGGCGGCACCCCGGGCACTCCGGGTGATGGTGGCGGTACGCCGCCGATTGTCATCGAAGTGCCCCCGATTCCGGGTCTGCCTCCGATCCCAGGCATCACGATCCCGCCGATCCCCGGTGTCCCGAACGTGCCGAACCAGCCGAACGTCCCGAACCAGCCCAACGTGCCGAACCAGCCCAACGTGCCGAACCAGCCCAACGTGCCGAACCAGCCGAACGTGCCGAACCAGCCGAATGTGCCGAACCAGCCGAATGTGCCCGATCAGCCGAACACGCCCGGTGTTCCCGACCAGCCGACCACACCTGGTGGCCCGGATCAGCCGGGTACGTACAACCCGGGTGGGCAGATCACGCAGATTCCCAATGGTGGCGTGGATACCGGTGACGGCAGCACCGTCGGACAGTCGACCGATTCGTCGATCGTGACGATGTGGACTCTTCTCGCTCTGTTCACGGTCGGGGCAGTATCGGTCACGATGATGACTCGCCGTCGGCGCTGA